A genomic region of Ferviditalea candida contains the following coding sequences:
- the cbiQ gene encoding cobalt ECF transporter T component CbiQ, producing the protein MKGLAIDVQERHGRTLKLGSPRMRMLTVFLLLAATVAVSSIEVLAVEALLLALALLWIGIPFRYLVSRTLLILPFGLGSLMFLPFTRQGEALFVIWGFAATKAGAIHAGIILMKMVCANLLITFLLSTTPLFELIKSLRTLGVPAVLIEMTAMMMRYFFLLTEDAGSMIKAQKSRGLSNEGWLWSRSTYRRFGQLLGVLFIRSYGRSWRIYNAIFARGGYDGGIASGKKVTAERGSSRMIMEVKQAEYRYGDIAALKGVNLQIPTGGKVALMGPNGAGKSTLISLLNGLEQPHRGEIYFKGTRIGRGQLNEIRQKVGVVYQDPDDQIFSATVEEDVAFGPSNMGLPKEEVEERVQMALGSVGMREYRKRSPFELSYGQKRRVAIAGVLAMRPEVIILDEPMAYLDPKGRDELQSLLEALHLMGITIIVATHDVDFAAEWAETVILLKDGEVLASGTADLLFEDRWIHAADLHLPRLARPFRMIRGLREEARPRTVRQAAQIIWRMMMNRDYFVNGSDAGERAENEKKRRDI; encoded by the coding sequence ATGAAGGGGCTGGCGATTGACGTTCAAGAACGGCATGGCCGAACGCTGAAGCTGGGTTCTCCGAGAATGCGAATGCTTACGGTGTTCCTTCTGTTGGCCGCAACGGTCGCAGTTTCAAGTATCGAAGTTTTGGCCGTCGAAGCTTTGCTGCTTGCGCTGGCGCTGCTTTGGATCGGAATCCCGTTTCGTTATTTGGTCTCCCGTACGCTGCTTATCCTTCCGTTCGGGCTGGGCTCGCTGATGTTTTTGCCGTTTACCCGGCAGGGCGAAGCGCTGTTCGTCATTTGGGGCTTTGCCGCTACAAAGGCAGGGGCGATTCATGCCGGCATCATTCTGATGAAAATGGTTTGCGCCAATTTGCTGATTACCTTCCTGCTGTCCACGACTCCGCTGTTTGAATTGATCAAAAGCCTGCGGACGCTAGGTGTGCCTGCGGTGCTGATCGAGATGACGGCGATGATGATGCGGTATTTCTTCCTGCTTACCGAGGATGCGGGGAGCATGATCAAGGCGCAGAAATCCAGGGGCTTATCCAATGAAGGGTGGCTGTGGAGCCGCAGCACCTACCGCCGGTTCGGACAGTTGCTCGGGGTGCTGTTTATCCGGTCTTACGGACGAAGCTGGCGGATATATAATGCGATATTTGCGCGCGGCGGCTACGACGGGGGGATTGCCTCGGGGAAAAAGGTGACAGCGGAAAGGGGGAGCTCCCGAATGATTATGGAAGTCAAGCAGGCGGAATACCGCTACGGAGACATCGCCGCCCTGAAAGGCGTGAATTTGCAAATTCCGACCGGCGGCAAGGTGGCCCTGATGGGTCCGAACGGCGCGGGAAAATCGACGCTGATTTCCTTGTTGAACGGTTTGGAGCAGCCGCACCGCGGGGAAATCTATTTTAAAGGAACGCGGATCGGACGGGGGCAATTGAACGAAATCCGGCAAAAGGTAGGCGTCGTCTATCAGGATCCGGACGATCAGATTTTCTCCGCGACGGTGGAGGAGGATGTTGCCTTTGGCCCAAGCAATATGGGTTTGCCGAAAGAAGAAGTGGAAGAGCGGGTGCAGATGGCTCTCGGGTCCGTCGGAATGCGGGAATACCGCAAGCGCTCGCCGTTCGAGCTGAGCTACGGGCAAAAAAGGCGGGTCGCGATTGCCGGTGTGCTGGCGATGAGACCTGAGGTGATCATACTCGATGAGCCGATGGCCTACCTGGATCCCAAGGGCAGAGATGAGCTCCAGTCGCTTCTGGAAGCGCTGCATTTGATGGGAATTACGATCATCGTCGCGACGCATGATGTCGATTTTGCCGCTGAATGGGCCGAGACGGTGATCCTGCTCAAGGATGGAGAGGTGCTTGCATCGGGAACGGCCGATCTATTATTTGAGGACCGCTGGATACATGCGGCGGATTTGCATTTGCCCAGGCTGGCAAGGCCGTTCCGGATGATCCGGGGTCTTCGGGAAGAAGCGAGGCCGCGAACGGTCAGGCAGGCGGCGCAAATAATTTGGCGGATGATGATGAACCGGGACTATTTTGTAAACGGCTCGGATGCCGGAGAGCGTGCCGAAAACGAAAAAAAGCGGCGGGATATTTGA
- the purB gene encoding adenylosuccinate lyase yields the protein MIERYTRPEMAKIWTEENKFRAWLEMELSSCEAWSELGVIPKEDVQKLRENAGFNIDRIHEIEQETRHDVIAFTRAVSETLGPERKWVHYGLTSTDVVDTSLGYLLLQANRIIEQDIVRFIEILRDKAIEHKYTVMMGRTHGVHAEPTTFGLKLALWHEEMKRNLERFRHAADGVQYGKISGAVGTYANIDPFVETYVCEKLGIKPAPISTQTLQRDRHAEYMATLALIATSMDKFATEIRALQKSEFREVEEPFAKGQKGSSAMPHKRNPIGCENISGLARVIRGHMVSAYENVPLWHERDISHSSVERIILPDATMLINYMLNRLGNIIKNLSVFPENMKRNIERTFGVPFSGRVMTKLIDKGLSREHAYDTVQPRAMQAWEEQRSFREIIESDAAIREHLSLEEIADAFNPEWHLKHVDTIFQRLGLH from the coding sequence ATGATTGAACGCTACACCCGACCCGAAATGGCGAAAATCTGGACGGAGGAGAACAAGTTTCGCGCATGGCTGGAAATGGAATTGAGTTCGTGCGAGGCTTGGTCGGAGCTCGGGGTAATCCCGAAGGAAGACGTGCAGAAGCTGAGGGAGAACGCCGGCTTCAATATCGACCGCATCCATGAAATCGAGCAGGAGACTCGTCATGACGTGATCGCCTTCACCCGCGCCGTTTCGGAGACATTGGGCCCCGAGCGCAAATGGGTTCATTACGGCTTAACATCCACGGATGTCGTGGATACGTCGCTCGGCTATCTTTTGCTTCAAGCGAATCGGATCATCGAGCAGGACATCGTGCGGTTTATCGAAATTTTGCGCGACAAGGCGATTGAACATAAATATACGGTTATGATGGGACGAACCCACGGCGTGCATGCGGAACCGACAACCTTCGGATTGAAGCTGGCGCTGTGGCACGAAGAGATGAAGCGCAATCTCGAGCGTTTCCGGCATGCCGCCGACGGCGTGCAGTACGGCAAAATTTCCGGCGCGGTCGGCACCTATGCGAATATCGATCCGTTCGTGGAAACTTATGTGTGCGAAAAGCTCGGCATCAAGCCGGCGCCGATTTCCACACAGACGCTGCAGCGCGACCGCCATGCCGAATATATGGCGACGCTGGCGCTGATCGCCACATCGATGGACAAATTTGCGACGGAAATCCGGGCGCTTCAGAAAAGCGAGTTCCGCGAGGTCGAAGAACCGTTCGCCAAAGGCCAGAAAGGCTCCTCGGCGATGCCGCACAAACGCAATCCGATCGGCTGCGAAAACATCTCCGGTTTGGCCCGGGTGATTCGCGGCCATATGGTGTCGGCATATGAGAACGTGCCGCTGTGGCATGAACGGGACATTTCCCATTCCTCGGTGGAACGGATCATCCTTCCCGATGCGACGATGCTCATCAATTACATGCTGAACCGTCTCGGCAATATCATCAAGAATCTGTCGGTATTCCCGGAGAACATGAAGCGCAATATCGAGCGCACCTTCGGAGTGCCGTTCTCCGGCCGGGTCATGACCAAGCTGATCGACAAAGGGTTGTCGAGGGAGCACGCATACGATACGGTGCAACCTAGGGCCATGCAGGCGTGGGAGGAGCAGCGCTCATTCCGCGAAATTATTGAATCCGACGCGGCAATCCGCGAGCATTTGAGCCTTGAGGAAATCGCTGATGCGTTTAACCCGGAGTGGCATTTGAAGCATGTCGATACCATTTTTCAAAGACTCGGTTTACATTAA
- the purK gene encoding 5-(carboxyamino)imidazole ribonucleotide synthase, whose amino-acid sequence MNRSNVILPGRTIGILGGGQLGRMMALAGRHMGYRFVTLDPADDSPCGQVSDRQIIAPYHDVDAARALIEMSDVITYEFENVDAQVAEVLSRESYVPQGSKLLYTTQHRLREKRAVEASGVPVAPYMEITDLASLQAGIAQFGIPCVLKTATGGYDGKGQWVLRSPGEAGEAYAELSRAGTELVLEKFIHFEKELSVIAARSPSGEIRTFPAAENIHVHNILHQSIVPARIGAETERRARELAEKIAEGLDVIGLIAVEMFLAPGGELYVNELAPRPHNSGHYTIEACRTSQFEQHIRAICNLPLGSTELTTPAVMVNVLGEHMEPLLKWMEEDDGSLPGGMIAKVHLYGKDESKIHRKMGHVTLLTDRIDIAEQWIEASGIWTEKNSRNSEDQT is encoded by the coding sequence ATGAACCGATCGAATGTGATTTTGCCGGGAAGAACGATCGGCATTCTTGGCGGAGGACAGCTGGGGAGAATGATGGCTTTGGCCGGAAGGCATATGGGCTACCGGTTTGTCACGCTCGATCCCGCCGATGATTCACCGTGCGGCCAGGTCAGCGACCGCCAAATCATCGCGCCTTATCATGATGTGGATGCGGCTCGGGCGCTGATTGAAATGAGCGATGTCATCACCTATGAATTTGAGAATGTCGATGCCCAGGTGGCCGAGGTTCTCAGCCGTGAGTCATACGTTCCTCAAGGAAGCAAGCTGCTGTACACGACCCAGCATCGGCTTCGCGAAAAAAGGGCCGTGGAGGCCTCGGGCGTACCGGTCGCCCCATATATGGAAATTACCGATCTGGCAAGTCTGCAGGCAGGCATTGCACAGTTCGGCATTCCCTGTGTTTTGAAAACCGCAACCGGGGGCTATGACGGGAAAGGCCAATGGGTGCTTCGTTCGCCGGGAGAAGCGGGGGAAGCTTATGCCGAATTAAGCCGCGCAGGAACCGAGCTTGTACTGGAAAAATTCATTCATTTTGAAAAGGAATTATCGGTGATTGCCGCGCGCAGCCCGAGCGGTGAAATCAGAACGTTCCCTGCTGCGGAAAATATACATGTCCATAATATTCTGCATCAGTCGATTGTGCCCGCGCGCATCGGCGCAGAGACCGAACGCAGAGCCAGAGAGCTGGCGGAAAAGATCGCGGAAGGGCTCGACGTTATCGGCCTGATTGCGGTCGAAATGTTCCTTGCGCCCGGCGGCGAATTGTATGTCAATGAATTGGCGCCCAGACCGCACAATTCCGGGCACTATACGATCGAAGCCTGCAGAACCTCGCAATTTGAACAGCATATCCGGGCCATCTGCAATTTGCCGCTGGGCTCGACGGAGCTGACGACGCCGGCGGTGATGGTCAACGTGCTCGGAGAGCATATGGAGCCGCTGCTCAAATGGATGGAGGAGGACGACGGGAGCTTGCCCGGCGGCATGATCGCCAAGGTGCATCTCTACGGGAAAGATGAAAGCAAAATCCATAGAAAGATGGGGCATGTCACCTTGTTGACGGACCGTATCGACATTGCTGAGCAGTGGATTGAAGCATCGGGTATTTGGACAGAAAAAAATTCAAGGAATTCGGAGGACCAAACATGA
- the purE gene encoding 5-(carboxyamino)imidazole ribonucleotide mutase: MSALVGVIMGSQSDWETMKRACDVLDELGVPYEKKVVSAHRTPDYMFEYAEHAADRGIRVIIAGAGGAAHLPGMVAAKTVLPVIGVPVQTSTLNGLDSLLSIVQMPGGVPVATVAIGKAGATNAGLLAAQILGVTDADIRSKLISRREAIRASVLGSSDEL, from the coding sequence ATGTCCGCTTTGGTTGGAGTTATCATGGGAAGTCAATCGGATTGGGAGACGATGAAGCGCGCTTGCGACGTGCTGGACGAACTGGGGGTCCCCTATGAGAAGAAAGTCGTTTCCGCGCACCGCACTCCGGATTATATGTTTGAATACGCCGAGCATGCGGCGGATCGGGGCATTCGGGTGATCATTGCCGGCGCGGGCGGAGCCGCCCACTTGCCCGGGATGGTCGCCGCTAAGACGGTGCTTCCGGTCATCGGCGTACCGGTTCAAACCTCGACCTTGAACGGATTGGATTCTCTGCTCTCGATCGTGCAGATGCCGGGCGGCGTACCGGTTGCGACCGTTGCGATCGGCAAGGCCGGCGCGACGAATGCGGGGCTTTTGGCCGCGCAAATTCTCGGTGTAACCGACGCCGACATCCGGAGCAAATTGATTTCGCGGAGGGAAGCCATAAGGGCTTCTGTTCTGGGAAGCAGTGATGAGCTATGA